The DNA segment GGGTCGGCGTCACCAAGGCGCCGCATCGCCAAGGTTGCCGAGCCCATACACATCACCAAAATCATGATGAACACGGTCAGCGCCCGGGTCAGGTTCATTGATACCGGTAGCTGGGTGGCGTTGCGCACCAGTAGATAGAGACCCTGGCCGGCGGCGTAGGCAGGCAGATAGCCGAACACAGCCAGCAGCATCCCCTCCCTAGCCACCACCCCAAGCAGGGTGGGGAGCCGGTAGCCCATCGCCATCAAGGTGGCATATTCCGGCAGATGATCGCTGACGTCGGAATACAAAATCTGGTAGACGATTACGCAGCCCACCACAAAGCCCATGGCAGCACCAAGGGTGAAGATGAAACCGATCGAGGTGCTGGATCTCCAGTAGTTCTGCTCAAAAGCGATAAAGCCTGCTTTGGTCAGCACGCTGACGTCATCGGGTAAATCCCGCTTCAGCCTCTCGACCACCGCATCGGCATCGGCCCCAGCTCGCAAGCGGATTAGACCCACCTCAATGCTGCCTGGAGGAGTATTTGGCAGTAGCTGGAGATAGGTCTCCTGGCTCGTGAGCAGATTGCCATCAGCGCCAAAGGAGGTGCCGAGCCCCACCAGGCCGGCCACCCTTACTTTTTTGCCATTGATCTCGCTTTCGACGGTGCGTCCGCCGCGAAACCATTCGGCTACAGGCCCAAACTCTGGCCTGGAGAGCTCATCAAACAGCACTCGGCCCCGATCCTGCAAAAGCTTTGCCTTAGGCGCGAGGCTGGGGTCGGTGAACAGGGGATCGGCAGGTTCAAAGCCCAGGGTGAGGATTGAGCGGGTTGCCTTGGTGTCCGGGTTGCGCCAAAGCAGCAAATTCCAGTGAACCGGAGTAATCCCCTGCACATCTGGATCTGCCATGGCCTGCACCAGACGGCGGCGGGGAAAGCCGGCCATGCTCACCGAGCTGCTGGAACGGGGGCTGATTAACACCAGGTCGGTGTCAAAGAGGCGGTGGATAGTGACACTGGCGTCAAACAGGCCGTCCCTAAATCCCAGCTGCATAAACATCAAAATGCCGGCGAAGGCGATGCCAGCCAGGGCGACAGCCAGGCGCACGGGCTGGCGAGTCAACAGCAGCCAGGCAAGGGG comes from the Cyanobium sp. Tous-M-B4 genome and includes:
- the devC gene encoding ABC transporter permease DevC, which translates into the protein MLGRIWQGRRIPLAWLLLTRQPVRLAVALAGIAFAGILMFMQLGFRDGLFDASVTIHRLFDTDLVLISPRSSSSVSMAGFPRRRLVQAMADPDVQGITPVHWNLLLWRNPDTKATRSILTLGFEPADPLFTDPSLAPKAKLLQDRGRVLFDELSRPEFGPVAEWFRGGRTVESEINGKKVRVAGLVGLGTSFGADGNLLTSQETYLQLLPNTPPGSIEVGLIRLRAGADADAVVERLKRDLPDDVSVLTKAGFIAFEQNYWRSSTSIGFIFTLGAAMGFVVGCVIVYQILYSDVSDHLPEYATLMAMGYRLPTLLGVVAREGMLLAVFGYLPAYAAGQGLYLLVRNATQLPVSMNLTRALTVFIMILVMCMGSATLAMRRLGDADPAEIF